Proteins co-encoded in one Aspergillus flavus chromosome 2, complete sequence genomic window:
- a CDS encoding putative transporter (MFS multidrug transporter), with protein sequence MEIRADSATSQDSQTKSDQQCTPDTVQLEKLGRQRPAIFANNVIEIGFCFSLLASMLLAEYFISGFNTILPVLTDALDIPEEAKTWPASVFSLVTGAFLLPAARLADIFGAHIVFNSGLIWYFIWSLIGGCSKNYMMMIFCRALQGLGPAAYLPAGIMLIGTIYRPGPRKNLVFSLYGAFSPLGFYSGIAVSGLSGHYLTWRWYFWIGAIMLFVVSIISLLSLPSVKSSSDSKMDWWGCATIIPGLLLLVYAITDSTHAPDGWRTPYILVTFILGILFLCAAFYVEGWIASSPLLPFDIFKVKYMTPLFTSLLFQYGVFGVYLFYANFYIQTILGKDTLITTAWFAPMAAGGLILATAGGFTLHFIPGKLLLIISGLGYLVAMLLFALIPENPNYWAYIFPAMIGTTVGCDITYSVSNIFITTNLPKDRQGVAGAVINTTVFVGISLFLGVADLTVSETTYLGLKGSYKAAFWFGVACAGVALVFLLFIKMGKAESDLTVEEKEQLRASVADGEV encoded by the exons ATGGAGATTCGTGCAGACAGTGCAACTAGTCAAGACAGCCAAACAAAGTCTGACCAGCAATGTACACCTGATACGGTCCAGCTCGAGAAACTTGGGCGGCAGCGCCCGGCTATATTTGCTAACAATGTCATAGAAATAGGATTCTGTTTCTCATTGCTGGCATCCATGCTTCTAGCG GAATACTTTATCAGCGGATTCAACACGATCCTACCGGTCTTGACAGATGCACTGGACATACCGGAAGAGGCGAAGACTTGGCCTGCAAGCGTGTTCTCTTTGGTCACCGGTGCTTTCCTATTACCAGCTGCTCGCCTTGCCGATATATTCGGTGCCCATATCGTCTTCAATTCCGGCTTGATTTGGTATTTTATCTGGTCCTTGATCGGCGGCTGCAGTAAAAACtacatgatgatgatattcTGCCGTGCGCTACAAGGATTAGGACCCGCGGCCTACTTACCGGCTGGCATCATGCTGATCGGAACAATCTATCGGCCTGGCCCTCGCAAAAACCTTGTCTTTAGTCTGTATGGAGCCTTCTCGCCGTTAGGATTTTATTCGGGTATAGCAGTTAGCGGGCTTTCTGGGCACTACCTCACATGGAGGTGGTACTTTTGGATAGGTGCCATAATGCTCTTTGTTGTGTCAATCATCTCGCTACTCTCTCTGCCATCAGTTAAGTCGTCAAGTGACTCAAAAATGGATTGGTGGGGATGCGCAACCATCATCCCGGGGTTATTGTTGCTAGTGTACGCTATCACAGATAGTACTCACGCTCCAGATGGTTGGCGAACCCCATACATACTTGTCACGTTCATCCTGGGCATTCTGTTTCTCTGTGCCGCATTCTACGTGGAGGGTTGGATCGCTTCGTCGCCATTACTTCCATTCGATATATTCAAAGTAAAGTATATGACACCGCTGTTCACATCGCTACTCTTTCAATACGGTGTATTCGGTGTCTATCTCTTCTACGCGAACTTTTA TATCCAAACAATCCTCGGCAAAGACACACTAATAACCACAGCATGGTTCGCACCAATGGCCGCCGGCGGCCTCATCCTAGCCACAGCCGGTGGATTCACGCTACACTTTATCCCAGGAAAGCTCCTCCTTATAATATCTGGGTTGGGGTATCTTGTAGCCATGCTGTTATTCGCCCTCATACCCGAAAATCCCAACTATTGGGCCTACATCTTCCCCGCAATGATTGGGACAACCGTCGGGTGCGACATTACATACAGCGTCAGTAATATCTTCATCACTACCAACTTACCCAAGGATAGACAAGGGGTAGCTGGTGCTGTCATCAATACTACTGTTTTTGTTGGTATCAGTCTTTTTCTGGGGGTGGCTGATCTGACGGTGTCTGAAACTACGTATCTCGGTTTGAAGGGTAGTTATAAGGCTGCTTTTTGGTTTGGGGTGGCTTGTGCGGGTGTTGCTCTGGTTTTCTTGTTATTCATTAAGATGGGGAAGGCGGAGAGTGATCTTActgtggaggagaaggagcaGTTGCGGGCTTCTGTGGCGGATGGTGAGGTTTAA